The Phycisphaeraceae bacterium genome segment GGAGGCGTCGGCCCTCGTGCTCGGGCACGCGAGCGCCCGCGTCACGGATGCGGTGTATGCCGAGCGCGATCAGTCGAAGGTGGCCGAGATCATGCGGCGGGTGGGATAGAGCGATCCGCAGTAGTATTCAGCATGCCGACTCGGGAGATCACCGCGCACCATGAGGACTTGATCTACTCTGCGTTGCTCGCCTCGTTCTGGCGAAAGCGGGCGCTTGCGAAGTTCCTTCGGAGCTGCGGGATCTCCGAGAACTTCGTCGCCTCCTGGCATCAGGAGGAGTCGAAGCGGGACTTTCTCGATCGACTCTTTGAGCGACTCCGGTCGACCGACAAGGGGCCGGCGGTCCTTCGTCAACTGGGACGAGAGCTGGCTGAGCAGGTCACATTCCCGGACCTGCAGGGATGGGAGGATACCGAACAGAAGACCAGACAGGCGGTAGAAGCGGTCAATGCCTTGCGTCACTATCAGACGGACGAGGCCGAGCGCGTTCGCCAGGAGAGGCAGCGAATTGAAGCCCGGGAGCGATACGCCGCCGAACGCGCTCGGGCGGCTCGTTCACAGCAGTCCCTTGCGAAGTTGAAGCAGCGGCTGGACGAGCTGACGGGCAGTCTTGGCACGCAGAAGTCCGGTTACGACTTTGAGGACTGGTTCTTTGACCTTGTTCAGTTCTCAGAGGTTGATGCCCGACGCCCGTACAAGCACGAGGATCGACAGATCGACGGGTCGCTCTCGCACAACGGCACCACATATCTTGTCGAGCTCAAGTTCACGATGGAACAAGCGGGCGCGCCGGATGTTGACGTCTTCCGCCGAAAGGTCGAGACGAAGGCCGACAACACGATGGGCATCATGATTTCAATGGCTGGGTACTCCTCGGCCGCGATCTCGGCAGGCTCGGGTCCGCGAACACCGTTGTTGCTGCTCGACCACGCACACATCTACGCGGTGCTAGGCGGCGCGTCTGACCTGCGGTCGGTCATTGAGCGAGTGCGACGTCATGCCTCTCAGACTGGTGAGGCATTCTTGCCCTTTGCGAAGTTCAATGGCTAAGGGCACTCGCTCCGTCGCATCCCGAGTTACCCACAACGGAATCTCGGAGGAATTCTGATTGTCGTGAACGGCCCTCCCATCGCGGGAGGGCCGTTGTCGTTGGTGGGCCGCGCGGTAACTCGAGTTACCGAGTTACGGCCGCAAAACAGCGTGGATTCTTCCCCCGTCGCAAGCAGCCCGAGCCCCGTGAGGGCCGGGTCAGACGAGCGAGGAGTTCCACGTGTTCCAGCAAGACTCAATCGGTAAGGCGACGGACGGGAACGATGAGGCACCTGCTGCGGAAGAGCATATCACGCTCTCGCAGGCGGCGAAACTCGCCCCGGGCCGACCTTCGCCCAACTGCGTGTGGCGGTGGTGCCGCGAGGGCGTCAAGGCTGCGTCCGGCCAGCGCGTGCGGCTCAAGCACGTGCGCTTCGGCTCCCGCATCTACACCACGCGCCAATGGCTGAGCGCCTTTGGCCTCGCACTTGCCGAGGCGGACGCTGCCCACTTCGAGCGTGGCGAACAGGCCACGGAGGTCAGTGCTCCTCCCACATCGCCCCGCCGTAGCGGGCGTTCACGCGGAACCGCGCGCGATGAGGCCCGCCGTCGCCACGACCAGGCAGAGCGAGAACTCGAGGAGGCGGGCCTGTGAGCACCACGTTTCCTCTCTCGACCGGCCCGCCGCTCGTGCGGCTCGGCCAAGGCGATTACGTCCGCGACATCTTTCCGCAAGACCTCATTCCTGATGGAGACCACATGACCACGAACACCCTGATGAACCAAATCACCAAGGGTCGCAGGCCCAAGCCCCGCCGTGTGATGCTGTACGGCACGCATGGGATCGGCAAGAGCACGTTCGGCGCGATGGCCGAGAATCCGATCTTCATCCCGACCGAGGACGGCCTCGGCGACATCGACTGCGAGTCGTTCCCGTTGGCCAAGTCGCTCGGCGATGTGATGGCCGCGCTCGAGTCCCTGTACTCCGGCGAGCACGGATACAGAACTGTCGTCATCGACTCGCTGGACTGGCTCGAACGGCTCATCTGGCAGGAGGTCTGCGAGGACGAGCAGGCCGAGAGCATCGAGAAGATCGGGTACGCGAAGGGGTACGCCTTTGCCATCGAGAAGTGGCGGACGGTGCTCGGCGCGCTCGACGCCCTCCGCAGTGACCGTGGCATGACGGTGATCGTCATCGCGCACGCCAAGATTGAAAAGTTCGAGAACCCCGAGACGGTTCCCTACGACCGCTACTCGCCCCGGCTGCACAAACTCGCGTCAGCGCTCGTGCAGGAATGGGCCGATGAGGTGCTCTTCGCCACGTACAAGGTTCTCACCGTCAAGGTGGACGAGGCGTTCAACAAGGCCAAGCACAACGGCGTCGGCACGGGGGAGCGGATCATCCGCACCGTCGAGCGGCCGGCGCACGTCGCCAAGAACCGCCTGAACCTGCCCGAGGAGTTGCCGCTCGACTACCGCGTCTTTGCGGAGCACGTCGCCGCCTCGCGCGGTGAGGCCGCCCCGATCACCCCCACCCAGAACACCGACGCCGCGCCCAGCGAGGGCGCGGTCGCAACCAACTGAAAGGACTCTGACCCATGGCGAACCTGAACAACTTCGACGCGAACAACGTGGACCCCTCCGTCGCCCTCGACCCGATCCCCGCGGGCAAGTACATCGCCGTCATCACCGAGACGGAGATGAAGCCGACCAAGGCCGGCGGCGGGAAGTACCTCCAGCTGACCTTCCAGATCGTCGACGGCGATCACAAGGGCCGCCTGGTCTGGGCGCGGCTCAACCTGGAGAACAAGAGCGAGATGACGGTGAAGATCGCGCGGGGCGAACTGTCCGCGATCTGCCGCGCCGTCGGCGTCATGGCCCCGAAGGACTCGGTCGAACTCCACAACATCCCGCTGGAGATCAACGTCGGGCTGAAGAAGCGCGACGACAACGGCGAGTTCACCAATGTGATCAAGGGATACGCCAAGAAGGGCGGGAACGGGGGCGGGGGCGCTGCGGGCGCTCGCGTGCCCGCAGGCGTCGGCCCGGGGAGCACGCCGCCGTGGAAACGTTGAGCGCAAGTGGCCGCGTCCTCGTGCTCCCGTACCCGCCGAGTGTGAACCACATCTGGCGGCGCGTGGGGCCGAGGACCGTCATCAGCCGCGAGGGCCGGCGCTACCGCAAGGACGTGTGCGCCGCCCTCGCGGCGATGAAGGTCGAGCGGATGAACGGTCGGCTCGCGGTGAGGGTCACCGTCTGCCCGCCCGATCACCGCCGGCGCGACCTGGACAACGTGCAGAAGGCGCTGCTCGACGCGCTGGCGAAGGGCGGTGCGTACCGCGACGACTCGCAGATCGACCGGTTGGTTGTTGAACGCGGCCCGGTGACGCCGGGCGGCAAGGTGCTGGTGGCCATCGCGCAGATGTCCGGCAAAACAGGAGCACACGCATGAACACGCGGACTGACAGGTGGCGTCGAGTCACGATTGAGTTTGGCGAAGAGCAGGTGACCACGGTCGGATCGCTCAAGACCGAGGGCCCGGAGAGCGACGGCCTCGCGAGCGGGATTGCGTTCTGTCTGTCGTGCGTGCTCCGGCAGCTCGATCTGTCCGAGGTCGAGGTCGCCGCGCACCTGCTCAGTAACGCGAACGCCAGGAACGTCAACGAGGAGACCCTTGCGCAGGCCGGCGGTCGCTTCCTTCGCCGCCGAGCGGGATCGGGCGCGTGATGCAACTGCGTCCCTACCAATCCGAAGCCGTGGCCGCGGTGTACGAGCACCTGCGGACCCGCGACGACAACCCCTGCGTGGTGATTCCCACCGGGGGCGGCAAGACGCCCGTCATCGCCACCATCTGCCGCGACGCGGTCGGGCCGTGGACCGGGCGCGTGGTCATCCTGGCCCACGTCAAGGAGCTCCTGGAGCAGGCGGCGGACAAGCTCAGCACCATCGCGCCCGACGTGCCCGTGGGCATCTACTCAGCTGGCCTGAAGCGCAAGGACCTCGGCTACGCCGTCACTATCGCCGGCATCCAGTCCATCTACCAGCGGGCGTGCGACCTCGGGCCGGTGGACCTGCTCATCGTGGACGAAGCGCACCTGATCCCGCCCGATGGCGAGGGGATGTACCGCCAGTTCATCGCCGACGCCAAGGTCGTGAACCCGCTCGCGCGGGTGATCGGCCTGACGGCGACGCCGTTCCGCATGAAGTCGGGGCCGATCTGCGAGCCGGGCAACATCCTCAACCACGTCTGCTACGAGGTCGGCGTTCGCGAGCTGATCGTGCAGGGCTTCCTGTCGCCGCTGCGCACCAAGGCGGGACTCCAGAAAGTCAGCACCGAGGACCTGCACGTTCGCGCCGGCGAGTTCGTCGCCAGCGAGGTCGAGGACCTCATGGACAGCGACGCCCTGGTCGAGGGCGCGTGCGCCGAGATCGTCGAGCACACCAAAAGCCGTTCCGCCACGCTGATCTTCTCGTCGGGCATCCGGCACGGGCAGCACATCGTGGAGGTGCTGAAATCCAAGCACGGAGTCGAGTGCGGGTTCGTGTCCGGTGACACACCCGCGGGCGTGCGGAGCAGCATCCTCGACCGGTTCCGCTCGGGGGCGCTGAAGTACCTCTGCAACGTCAACGTGCTCACCACCGGCTTCGACGCGCCGCACATCGACTGTGTGGCGCTGGTGCGGCCGACCATGTCGCCCGGGCTGTACTACCAGATGGTCGGGCGCGGCTTCCGCCTGCACCCCGGCAAGGCCGACTGCCTCGTGCTCGACTTCGGCGGCAACGTGCTCCGGCACGGCCCGGTGGACGCGATCCGCATCGCCACCGACGACCGTGGCGAGGGCGAAGCGCCGGCGAAGGAGTGCCCGCAGTGTCACGCGCTCATCGCGGCGGGCTACCAGACGTGCCCGGAGTGCGGACACCAGTTTCCCGAGCCCAACAAGCAGAAGCACGAGGCGCAGGCCAGCACCGAGGGCATCCTCAGCGGCCAGACCACGCGCGAGGAGCACCACGTCAGCGAGACGACGTACCACGTTCACATCAAGCGCGGGGACCCCGACGCGCCGCTGACGATGCGTGTCGAGTACCGCGTCGGCTTCAACCGCTACTTCCGCGAGTGGGTCTGCTTCAACCACACCGGGTACGCGCGGACGAAGGCCGAAGCGTGGTGGCGGGCGCGGTCGGTCGAGCCCGTTCCCGGCGGCACCGAGGAGGCGGTCGAGCTCGCGCGGGCCGGGGCGCTCGCCTCGACGCTCTCCATCACCGTCGAGAAGAAGGCGGGCGAGCAGTTCGAGCGGGTGGTGGCGCACCGCCTCGGCGATAAGCCGCCTCGGCTTGAGGGCGACGAAGGCCTGCCCGAGTACGCGCCCGCTAGCACCACGTACGGCATCCCAGACGACGAAATCCCCTTCTGAACAGGAGCACACGATGATCACGATCACGATCGAAGAGACGGATAGGGACGGCCACGTGGTGGGCCGGCACGTGGCTTCGGCCCCCATCGACAAGACTGACGCCAAGGGCGTCGGGTCGCTGCTGGCCCGCAGCGTCGGCGGGCTGATGTACCACGGCCAGACTCGGGCGGAGGTCCCGCTGCTGCTCGCGGCGGCGGGCACGCACCGGTCGAGCCGCTGCACGCAGGCGATCGCCCACGCGATCGGGCTGGCGAAGTACGACTACAGCTTCGACTACGCAGTGAAGCCCGTCGTGGACCTCGACCGGCTCCTCGACTACCGCGCGAGCAAGAAGGACCGCGAGCACGCGGCACAGATGCTCAAGATCATGGGCGCCAGCGTCAAGACGAAGGGGGATGACGAGTAAACCGATGAGCAACGGCCCGTCCAATCTTCTCGACGCGGCGCGGTGGTACCTCGCGCGCGGCTTCGCCCCGATCCCCGTTCCCGCGGGGTCGAAGGTGCCGGTGCTCAAGGGCTGGACCGATATGCGCCTCGCAGAGGCCGACCTGCCCCGGCACTTCAACGGCACCGGGAACATCGGCGTTTTGCTCGGGGAGCCGAGCGGTTGGCTCGTGGATGTGGACCTGGACTGCGAGGAAGCGGTGGCGCTCGCCCCGGCGTTCCTGCCCCCGACGGGTGCGAAGTCGGGCCGGCCCGGCAAGCCGTTGTCGCACTGGTGGTACGTCTGCGAGGGGGCGAAGACCCGCAAGCACCAGGACCCGGCGTCGAAGAAGATGATCGTCGAGCTACGAAGCACCGGGGCGCAGACGGTGGTCGGCCCGAGCGTGCATCCCAGCGGGGAGTTGTACGACCCGCTCGAGGGCGAGCCCGCCGTGGTTGATGCCGAGGAGCTTGCCGCTGCTGTTGCGGCTCTTGCTGAGGCCGTGGTCGGCGGGCGACGCCAGGGGGCGGGAAAGGCGGCGGGCGCGGAATCCGCGCGGAAATCCACGCCCATCCATGTGGCAGGAACGCCATCCGCGCCGGAAGCCGCGCATCCGCGCACCGTGTTCGCCGGGTGTCCCGCCGGGGATGCGCTGGTTCGAAGGGCTGGTGCCTACCTCGACAGCATCCCGCCGGCGATCTCAGGCTCGGGCGGGCACAGCCAGACGTACGCGGCCGCGACGGCGATGGTGCACGGGTTCGGCCTCGACCCGGAGGCGGCGTTCTCGCTGCTGTGGGACCGGTACAACCCGCGGTGCGAGCCGCCGTGGTCGGAGAAGGAACTGCGGCACAAGGTCAGCGACGCCGCGAGCAAGCCGCACGATCGCCCGCACGGGTGGCTGCGCGATGCGGGCCCGGTCGAGGCCACCGACGTGGATCTCTCCGGGTTCGATCCGGAGCGACGGCGCGGCGCGCCCGAGCGTCCACGCTCTGAGAGGCCGCCTGACCCAGGGCCGTTCCCCGAGCACCTCCTCCGCGTCCCCGGCTTCATCGAGCAGGTCGTGGCGCACAATCTGGCGACGGCCACACGGCCGCAGCCCGTGCTGGCGCTGGCGGCCGCGATCTGCCTCCAGGCCGTGCTGGCGGCGAGGAAGGTCCGCGACGAGCGAGGCAACCGGACCAACGTCTACTGCGTCGGCGTCGCCCCCTCCGGCGCGGGCAAGGACAACGCCCGCAAGGTGAACAAAAACATCCTCTTCGCCGCCGACATGGTCGAGCACGAGGGTAACGAGGACCTTGCGTCCGACGCCGGTCTCATCACGGCCGTCGAGGCCGAGCCGGCGATCCTGTTCCAGATCGACGAGTTCGGCCGCTTCCTTCGCACCATCGGCGACCCGAAGAAGGCCCCCCACCTGTTCAACGTGCTGACAGCGCTCATGAAGCTCTACAGCAGCGCCGACACAGTCTTCCGGGGCAAGGCCTACGCCGACAAGAAGCGGAACAAGGTGGTCGATCAGCCGTGCGTGAGCGTTTACGGAACGACCGTCCCGGAGCACTTCTTCGAGTCGCTCACCGCCGACAGCCTCAGCGACGGGTTCATCGCCCGGTTGCTGGTGTTCGAGGCGGCGGAGACGCCGGCGCGGCAGCGCGCCAAGGCGACGGGCGTCCCCGACGCGATCAAGCAGGCCGCTGAGTGGTGGGGATCGTTCAAGCCCGGCGGCAACCTCGCCCCCGAGCACCCCCAGCCGATCGTGGTCGAGGCCACGCCGGAGGCGGGCGCGGTGTTCGATGCGCTCGCCGCGATGGTGGACGCCGAGTTCGGGAAGCCGGATGAGACGGGAAGGTCGCTGTGGGCCCGTGCCGAGGAGAAGGCGTGCCGCCTCGCGCTGATCTACGCCTGCTCTGCGAACGCCCAGAAGCCGGTCATCGACGAGGACGCCGCCCGCTGGGCGTGCGACCTGTCGGAGTACCTGACCCGCCGGATGCTCTACATCGCCCACGAGTGGGTCGCCGACGGCGTGTTCGACGCCCGGCAGAAGCGCGTGGTGCGGGTGGTGCGCAAGGCGGGCGGAAAGATCTCCCGCAGCGAACTCTGCCGCAAGACACAGTGGTTGACCCAGCGGGAGCGGCAGGAAGTGATCGACAACCTCCTGGAAACGCAGCAGTTGCGGCAGGAGGAGGAATCGACGGCAACCCGGCCGAGGGTCTGGTATGTGCTGGCATGAGCCGAAAAGTTCAATCATTCATCCATTCACCGCGCGCGCACGCGGGTCGCGTACGCGCGGGCACGGACATGGGCGTAAGGGAGGTATTGAAAGATTGAAGAATCTCTCTCTTTCATCATGTACTCCCCTGACCCCTGACCGGGCCGCGCCTACCGAGAGCCAAACGGCGCGCGGGGTGGTTGCGAATGGTTCCTTCCCGCCAGAAACCGCCAAGCAGCGCCGCCGGGAACAGCCGCAAGGGGAGACTGAGTTTGTTTGCGCTGTCCGACCGGGGGCGGGTGGGGCGGGCTTGGGGTACGCCGCCCCGCCAGGAACGCGACGTGGGCCAACGTGGGCCGTCCCGCGGCCAACGGGCGTCGGGGGGTGGGCGGCCCGTAGTGGGCGGGATTCGGGGCGCTGAACGCCCCCGGACGGGCCCGTAGCCCGAGCGATCCATCCAACCAGCGATCCAGCCATCCCCGGACCTGCCGCATGTGCGGCGGCCCACCACGACGCCCCACGCGCTGGCGCTTGGCGCCGCGCGTCCGAACGGAGATCGCTGTGAACATCGAGACGCTTTCCATCGACGCCGTCAAGGAGTACGACCGCAACCCTCGCACCATCAGCGACGCCGCCATCGACGCGGTCGCCAAGAGCATCGAGGCCTTCGGCTTCAAGATCCCGATCCTGATCGACG includes the following:
- a CDS encoding ATP-binding protein translates to MTTNTLMNQITKGRRPKPRRVMLYGTHGIGKSTFGAMAENPIFIPTEDGLGDIDCESFPLAKSLGDVMAALESLYSGEHGYRTVVIDSLDWLERLIWQEVCEDEQAESIEKIGYAKGYAFAIEKWRTVLGALDALRSDRGMTVIVIAHAKIEKFENPETVPYDRYSPRLHKLASALVQEWADEVLFATYKVLTVKVDEAFNKAKHNGVGTGERIIRTVERPAHVAKNRLNLPEELPLDYRVFAEHVAASRGEAAPITPTQNTDAAPSEGAVATN
- a CDS encoding RusA family crossover junction endodeoxyribonuclease, giving the protein MSASGRVLVLPYPPSVNHIWRRVGPRTVISREGRRYRKDVCAALAAMKVERMNGRLAVRVTVCPPDHRRRDLDNVQKALLDALAKGGAYRDDSQIDRLVVERGPVTPGGKVLVAIAQMSGKTGAHA
- a CDS encoding DUF3987 domain-containing protein, producing MTSKPMSNGPSNLLDAARWYLARGFAPIPVPAGSKVPVLKGWTDMRLAEADLPRHFNGTGNIGVLLGEPSGWLVDVDLDCEEAVALAPAFLPPTGAKSGRPGKPLSHWWYVCEGAKTRKHQDPASKKMIVELRSTGAQTVVGPSVHPSGELYDPLEGEPAVVDAEELAAAVAALAEAVVGGRRQGAGKAAGAESARKSTPIHVAGTPSAPEAAHPRTVFAGCPAGDALVRRAGAYLDSIPPAISGSGGHSQTYAAATAMVHGFGLDPEAAFSLLWDRYNPRCEPPWSEKELRHKVSDAASKPHDRPHGWLRDAGPVEATDVDLSGFDPERRRGAPERPRSERPPDPGPFPEHLLRVPGFIEQVVAHNLATATRPQPVLALAAAICLQAVLAARKVRDERGNRTNVYCVGVAPSGAGKDNARKVNKNILFAADMVEHEGNEDLASDAGLITAVEAEPAILFQIDEFGRFLRTIGDPKKAPHLFNVLTALMKLYSSADTVFRGKAYADKKRNKVVDQPCVSVYGTTVPEHFFESLTADSLSDGFIARLLVFEAAETPARQRAKATGVPDAIKQAAEWWGSFKPGGNLAPEHPQPIVVEATPEAGAVFDALAAMVDAEFGKPDETGRSLWARAEEKACRLALIYACSANAQKPVIDEDAARWACDLSEYLTRRMLYIAHEWVADGVFDARQKRVVRVVRKAGGKISRSELCRKTQWLTQRERQEVIDNLLETQQLRQEEESTATRPRVWYVLA
- a CDS encoding DEAD/DEAH box helicase family protein, producing the protein MMQLRPYQSEAVAAVYEHLRTRDDNPCVVIPTGGGKTPVIATICRDAVGPWTGRVVILAHVKELLEQAADKLSTIAPDVPVGIYSAGLKRKDLGYAVTIAGIQSIYQRACDLGPVDLLIVDEAHLIPPDGEGMYRQFIADAKVVNPLARVIGLTATPFRMKSGPICEPGNILNHVCYEVGVRELIVQGFLSPLRTKAGLQKVSTEDLHVRAGEFVASEVEDLMDSDALVEGACAEIVEHTKSRSATLIFSSGIRHGQHIVEVLKSKHGVECGFVSGDTPAGVRSSILDRFRSGALKYLCNVNVLTTGFDAPHIDCVALVRPTMSPGLYYQMVGRGFRLHPGKADCLVLDFGGNVLRHGPVDAIRIATDDRGEGEAPAKECPQCHALIAAGYQTCPECGHQFPEPNKQKHEAQASTEGILSGQTTREEHHVSETTYHVHIKRGDPDAPLTMRVEYRVGFNRYFREWVCFNHTGYARTKAEAWWRARSVEPVPGGTEEAVELARAGALASTLSITVEKKAGEQFERVVAHRLGDKPPRLEGDEGLPEYAPASTTYGIPDDEIPF
- a CDS encoding DUF1580 domain-containing protein, producing MFQQDSIGKATDGNDEAPAAEEHITLSQAAKLAPGRPSPNCVWRWCREGVKAASGQRVRLKHVRFGSRIYTTRQWLSAFGLALAEADAAHFERGEQATEVSAPPTSPRRSGRSRGTARDEARRRHDQAERELEEAGL
- a CDS encoding DUF669 domain-containing protein codes for the protein MANLNNFDANNVDPSVALDPIPAGKYIAVITETEMKPTKAGGGKYLQLTFQIVDGDHKGRLVWARLNLENKSEMTVKIARGELSAICRAVGVMAPKDSVELHNIPLEINVGLKKRDDNGEFTNVIKGYAKKGGNGGGGAAGARVPAGVGPGSTPPWKR